One genomic window of Trachemys scripta elegans isolate TJP31775 chromosome 15, CAS_Tse_1.0, whole genome shotgun sequence includes the following:
- the TBX1 gene encoding T-box transcription factor TBX1 isoform X2: MLTLCERCLAAEHAGKEALEEPSGGLSKHFSPGSQPQRMHFSTVTRDMEAISSPWLTQLSHFCDVAAFTANSLSSLNASGGYHLSPSPGDPYGQPEPPHYEPCSAQQHPHQHGYPFGGGPGSGPNPPPPGPEPPESGGGAAASGCSVAPAAKAPVKKNPKVANVSVQLEMKALWDEFNQLGTEMIVTKAGRRMFPTFQVKIFGMDPMADYMLLMDFVPVDDKRYRYAFHSSSWLVAGKADPATPGRVHYHPDSPAKGAQWMKQIVSFDKLKLTNNLLDDNGHIILNSMHRYQPRFHVVYVDPRKDSEKYAEENFKTFVFEETRFTAVTAYQNHRITQLKIASNPFAKGFRDCDPEDWPRNHRPGALPLMSAFARSRNPVSSPAHQNGTEKDAAESRREYEREAAGGTPLHADPAHQQLMSRVLSPALPVPGAGGLVQLSSTPGSRPSPPHHELRLEPPASEPLHHHPYKYPAAAYDHYLGAKSRPAPYPLPSIRGHGYHHHHHHHMGPPPANVYSSAGAPPSYDYGPR, encoded by the exons TCGCCGCCGAGCACGCAGGGAAGGAAGCGCTGGAGGAGCCCAGCGGTGGCCTTAGCAAGCACTTCAGCCCCGGCTCCCAGCCGCAGAGGATGCATTTCAGCACCGTCACCAGAGACATGGAAG CCATCTCCAGCCCCTGGCTCACCCAGCTGTCCCATTTTTGCGATGTTGCAGCTTTCACGGCCAACAGCCTGAGCAGCCTGAACGCCTCCGGCGGCTAccacctctccccttccccgGGGGACCCCTACGGGCAGCCCGAGCCGCCGCACTACGAGCCCTGCTCGGCCCAGCAGCACCCGCACCAGCACGGCTACCCGTTCGGAGGCGGCCCGGGCTCGGGCCCCAACCCGCCGCCGCCCGGCCCGGAGCCACCCGAGAGCGGCGGCGGCGCGGCTGCTTCGGGCTGCTCCGTCGCGCCGGCGGCCAAAGCGCCCGTCAAGAAGAACCCCAAGGTGGCCAATGTCAGCGTGCAGCTGGAGATGAAGGCGCTGTGGGACGAGTTCAACCAGCTGGGCACCGAGATGATCGTCACCAAGGCCGGCAG GCGCATGTTCCCCACCTTCCAGGTGAAGATATTTGGAATGGACCCCATGGCTGATTACATGTTGTTAATGGATTTTGTGCCCGTGGACGACAAAAGATATCG ATATGCCTTCCACAGCTCCTCCTGGCTGGTGGCCGGCAAAGCTGACCCTGCTACCCCAGGGAGAGTTCATTATCACCCCGACTCTCCTGCTAAAGGAGCCCAGTGGATGAAACAAATAGTATCCTTCGATAAACTGAAGCTGACCAACAATCTATTGGATGACAATGGGCAC atcattttgaactcCATGCACAGATACCAGCCTCGTTTTCATGTGGTCTACGTGGACCCCAGGAAAGACAGCGAGAAGTATGCAGAGGAGAACTTTAAAACGTTTGTGTTCGAGGAGACCCGCTTCACCGCCGTGACCGCCTATCAGAATCACAGG ATCACACAACTCAAGATTGCCAGCAACCCCTTCGCTAAAGGATTCAGAGACTGTGATCCAGAAGACTG GCCCAGGAATCACAGACCAGGGGCCCTTCCTCTGATGAGTGCTTTTGCCAGGTCCAGGAATCCAGTCTCTTCCCCTGCACATCAGAATGGGACTGAGAAAG ACGCTGCGGAGAGCCGACGGGAGTACGAGCGGGAAGCGGCCGGCGGGACCCCTCTCCACGCCGACCCCGCGCACCAGCAGCTCATGTCGCGGGTGCTGAGCCCGGCCCTGCCCGTCCCCGGCGCGGGGGGCCTCGTCCAGCTCAGCAGCACGCCCGGGAGCCGGCCCAGCCCCCCGCACCACGAACTGCGGCTGGAGCCCCCCGCCTCGGAGCCCCTGCACCACCACCCCTACAAGTACCCGGCGGCGGCCTACGACCACTACCTGGGGGCGAAGAGCCGGCCCGCCCCCTACCCCTTACCCAGCATCCGGGGCCAcggctaccaccaccaccaccaccaccacatgggCCCGCCGCCGGCCAACGTGTACTCCTCGGCGGGCGCGCCGCCCAGCTACGACTACGGGCCGCGGTAA
- the TBX1 gene encoding T-box transcription factor TBX1 isoform X3, producing MDENSPLSPKANAFSIASLISVAAEHAGKEALEEPSGGLSKHFSPGSQPQRMHFSTVTRDMEAFTANSLSSLNASGGYHLSPSPGDPYGQPEPPHYEPCSAQQHPHQHGYPFGGGPGSGPNPPPPGPEPPESGGGAAASGCSVAPAAKAPVKKNPKVANVSVQLEMKALWDEFNQLGTEMIVTKAGRRMFPTFQVKIFGMDPMADYMLLMDFVPVDDKRYRYAFHSSSWLVAGKADPATPGRVHYHPDSPAKGAQWMKQIVSFDKLKLTNNLLDDNGHIILNSMHRYQPRFHVVYVDPRKDSEKYAEENFKTFVFEETRFTAVTAYQNHRITQLKIASNPFAKGFRDCDPEDWPRNHRPGALPLMSAFARSRNPVSSPAHQNGTEKDAAESRREYEREAAGGTPLHADPAHQQLMSRVLSPALPVPGAGGLVQLSSTPGSRPSPPHHELRLEPPASEPLHHHPYKYPAAAYDHYLGAKSRPAPYPLPSIRGHGYHHHHHHHMGPPPANVYSSAGAPPSYDYGPR from the exons ATGGACGAGAACAGCCCTCTGTCTCCCAAGGCAAATGCTTTCAGTATCGCCTCTCTGATTTCAGTCGCCGCCGAGCACGCAGGGAAGGAAGCGCTGGAGGAGCCCAGCGGTGGCCTTAGCAAGCACTTCAGCCCCGGCTCCCAGCCGCAGAGGATGCATTTCAGCACCGTCACCAGAGACATGGAAG CTTTCACGGCCAACAGCCTGAGCAGCCTGAACGCCTCCGGCGGCTAccacctctccccttccccgGGGGACCCCTACGGGCAGCCCGAGCCGCCGCACTACGAGCCCTGCTCGGCCCAGCAGCACCCGCACCAGCACGGCTACCCGTTCGGAGGCGGCCCGGGCTCGGGCCCCAACCCGCCGCCGCCCGGCCCGGAGCCACCCGAGAGCGGCGGCGGCGCGGCTGCTTCGGGCTGCTCCGTCGCGCCGGCGGCCAAAGCGCCCGTCAAGAAGAACCCCAAGGTGGCCAATGTCAGCGTGCAGCTGGAGATGAAGGCGCTGTGGGACGAGTTCAACCAGCTGGGCACCGAGATGATCGTCACCAAGGCCGGCAG GCGCATGTTCCCCACCTTCCAGGTGAAGATATTTGGAATGGACCCCATGGCTGATTACATGTTGTTAATGGATTTTGTGCCCGTGGACGACAAAAGATATCG ATATGCCTTCCACAGCTCCTCCTGGCTGGTGGCCGGCAAAGCTGACCCTGCTACCCCAGGGAGAGTTCATTATCACCCCGACTCTCCTGCTAAAGGAGCCCAGTGGATGAAACAAATAGTATCCTTCGATAAACTGAAGCTGACCAACAATCTATTGGATGACAATGGGCAC atcattttgaactcCATGCACAGATACCAGCCTCGTTTTCATGTGGTCTACGTGGACCCCAGGAAAGACAGCGAGAAGTATGCAGAGGAGAACTTTAAAACGTTTGTGTTCGAGGAGACCCGCTTCACCGCCGTGACCGCCTATCAGAATCACAGG ATCACACAACTCAAGATTGCCAGCAACCCCTTCGCTAAAGGATTCAGAGACTGTGATCCAGAAGACTG GCCCAGGAATCACAGACCAGGGGCCCTTCCTCTGATGAGTGCTTTTGCCAGGTCCAGGAATCCAGTCTCTTCCCCTGCACATCAGAATGGGACTGAGAAAG ACGCTGCGGAGAGCCGACGGGAGTACGAGCGGGAAGCGGCCGGCGGGACCCCTCTCCACGCCGACCCCGCGCACCAGCAGCTCATGTCGCGGGTGCTGAGCCCGGCCCTGCCCGTCCCCGGCGCGGGGGGCCTCGTCCAGCTCAGCAGCACGCCCGGGAGCCGGCCCAGCCCCCCGCACCACGAACTGCGGCTGGAGCCCCCCGCCTCGGAGCCCCTGCACCACCACCCCTACAAGTACCCGGCGGCGGCCTACGACCACTACCTGGGGGCGAAGAGCCGGCCCGCCCCCTACCCCTTACCCAGCATCCGGGGCCAcggctaccaccaccaccaccaccaccacatgggCCCGCCGCCGGCCAACGTGTACTCCTCGGCGGGCGCGCCGCCCAGCTACGACTACGGGCCGCGGTAA
- the TBX1 gene encoding T-box transcription factor TBX1 isoform X4, with protein MHFSTVTRDMEAISSPWLTQLSHFCDVAAFTANSLSSLNASGGYHLSPSPGDPYGQPEPPHYEPCSAQQHPHQHGYPFGGGPGSGPNPPPPGPEPPESGGGAAASGCSVAPAAKAPVKKNPKVANVSVQLEMKALWDEFNQLGTEMIVTKAGRRMFPTFQVKIFGMDPMADYMLLMDFVPVDDKRYRYAFHSSSWLVAGKADPATPGRVHYHPDSPAKGAQWMKQIVSFDKLKLTNNLLDDNGHIILNSMHRYQPRFHVVYVDPRKDSEKYAEENFKTFVFEETRFTAVTAYQNHRITQLKIASNPFAKGFRDCDPEDWPRNHRPGALPLMSAFARSRNPVSSPAHQNGTEKDAAESRREYEREAAGGTPLHADPAHQQLMSRVLSPALPVPGAGGLVQLSSTPGSRPSPPHHELRLEPPASEPLHHHPYKYPAAAYDHYLGAKSRPAPYPLPSIRGHGYHHHHHHHMGPPPANVYSSAGAPPSYDYGPR; from the exons ATGCATTTCAGCACCGTCACCAGAGACATGGAAG CCATCTCCAGCCCCTGGCTCACCCAGCTGTCCCATTTTTGCGATGTTGCAGCTTTCACGGCCAACAGCCTGAGCAGCCTGAACGCCTCCGGCGGCTAccacctctccccttccccgGGGGACCCCTACGGGCAGCCCGAGCCGCCGCACTACGAGCCCTGCTCGGCCCAGCAGCACCCGCACCAGCACGGCTACCCGTTCGGAGGCGGCCCGGGCTCGGGCCCCAACCCGCCGCCGCCCGGCCCGGAGCCACCCGAGAGCGGCGGCGGCGCGGCTGCTTCGGGCTGCTCCGTCGCGCCGGCGGCCAAAGCGCCCGTCAAGAAGAACCCCAAGGTGGCCAATGTCAGCGTGCAGCTGGAGATGAAGGCGCTGTGGGACGAGTTCAACCAGCTGGGCACCGAGATGATCGTCACCAAGGCCGGCAG GCGCATGTTCCCCACCTTCCAGGTGAAGATATTTGGAATGGACCCCATGGCTGATTACATGTTGTTAATGGATTTTGTGCCCGTGGACGACAAAAGATATCG ATATGCCTTCCACAGCTCCTCCTGGCTGGTGGCCGGCAAAGCTGACCCTGCTACCCCAGGGAGAGTTCATTATCACCCCGACTCTCCTGCTAAAGGAGCCCAGTGGATGAAACAAATAGTATCCTTCGATAAACTGAAGCTGACCAACAATCTATTGGATGACAATGGGCAC atcattttgaactcCATGCACAGATACCAGCCTCGTTTTCATGTGGTCTACGTGGACCCCAGGAAAGACAGCGAGAAGTATGCAGAGGAGAACTTTAAAACGTTTGTGTTCGAGGAGACCCGCTTCACCGCCGTGACCGCCTATCAGAATCACAGG ATCACACAACTCAAGATTGCCAGCAACCCCTTCGCTAAAGGATTCAGAGACTGTGATCCAGAAGACTG GCCCAGGAATCACAGACCAGGGGCCCTTCCTCTGATGAGTGCTTTTGCCAGGTCCAGGAATCCAGTCTCTTCCCCTGCACATCAGAATGGGACTGAGAAAG ACGCTGCGGAGAGCCGACGGGAGTACGAGCGGGAAGCGGCCGGCGGGACCCCTCTCCACGCCGACCCCGCGCACCAGCAGCTCATGTCGCGGGTGCTGAGCCCGGCCCTGCCCGTCCCCGGCGCGGGGGGCCTCGTCCAGCTCAGCAGCACGCCCGGGAGCCGGCCCAGCCCCCCGCACCACGAACTGCGGCTGGAGCCCCCCGCCTCGGAGCCCCTGCACCACCACCCCTACAAGTACCCGGCGGCGGCCTACGACCACTACCTGGGGGCGAAGAGCCGGCCCGCCCCCTACCCCTTACCCAGCATCCGGGGCCAcggctaccaccaccaccaccaccaccacatgggCCCGCCGCCGGCCAACGTGTACTCCTCGGCGGGCGCGCCGCCCAGCTACGACTACGGGCCGCGGTAA
- the TBX1 gene encoding T-box transcription factor TBX1 isoform X1 codes for MDENSPLSPKANAFSIASLISVAAEHAGKEALEEPSGGLSKHFSPGSQPQRMHFSTVTRDMEAISSPWLTQLSHFCDVAAFTANSLSSLNASGGYHLSPSPGDPYGQPEPPHYEPCSAQQHPHQHGYPFGGGPGSGPNPPPPGPEPPESGGGAAASGCSVAPAAKAPVKKNPKVANVSVQLEMKALWDEFNQLGTEMIVTKAGRRMFPTFQVKIFGMDPMADYMLLMDFVPVDDKRYRYAFHSSSWLVAGKADPATPGRVHYHPDSPAKGAQWMKQIVSFDKLKLTNNLLDDNGHIILNSMHRYQPRFHVVYVDPRKDSEKYAEENFKTFVFEETRFTAVTAYQNHRITQLKIASNPFAKGFRDCDPEDWPRNHRPGALPLMSAFARSRNPVSSPAHQNGTEKDAAESRREYEREAAGGTPLHADPAHQQLMSRVLSPALPVPGAGGLVQLSSTPGSRPSPPHHELRLEPPASEPLHHHPYKYPAAAYDHYLGAKSRPAPYPLPSIRGHGYHHHHHHHMGPPPANVYSSAGAPPSYDYGPR; via the exons ATGGACGAGAACAGCCCTCTGTCTCCCAAGGCAAATGCTTTCAGTATCGCCTCTCTGATTTCAGTCGCCGCCGAGCACGCAGGGAAGGAAGCGCTGGAGGAGCCCAGCGGTGGCCTTAGCAAGCACTTCAGCCCCGGCTCCCAGCCGCAGAGGATGCATTTCAGCACCGTCACCAGAGACATGGAAG CCATCTCCAGCCCCTGGCTCACCCAGCTGTCCCATTTTTGCGATGTTGCAGCTTTCACGGCCAACAGCCTGAGCAGCCTGAACGCCTCCGGCGGCTAccacctctccccttccccgGGGGACCCCTACGGGCAGCCCGAGCCGCCGCACTACGAGCCCTGCTCGGCCCAGCAGCACCCGCACCAGCACGGCTACCCGTTCGGAGGCGGCCCGGGCTCGGGCCCCAACCCGCCGCCGCCCGGCCCGGAGCCACCCGAGAGCGGCGGCGGCGCGGCTGCTTCGGGCTGCTCCGTCGCGCCGGCGGCCAAAGCGCCCGTCAAGAAGAACCCCAAGGTGGCCAATGTCAGCGTGCAGCTGGAGATGAAGGCGCTGTGGGACGAGTTCAACCAGCTGGGCACCGAGATGATCGTCACCAAGGCCGGCAG GCGCATGTTCCCCACCTTCCAGGTGAAGATATTTGGAATGGACCCCATGGCTGATTACATGTTGTTAATGGATTTTGTGCCCGTGGACGACAAAAGATATCG ATATGCCTTCCACAGCTCCTCCTGGCTGGTGGCCGGCAAAGCTGACCCTGCTACCCCAGGGAGAGTTCATTATCACCCCGACTCTCCTGCTAAAGGAGCCCAGTGGATGAAACAAATAGTATCCTTCGATAAACTGAAGCTGACCAACAATCTATTGGATGACAATGGGCAC atcattttgaactcCATGCACAGATACCAGCCTCGTTTTCATGTGGTCTACGTGGACCCCAGGAAAGACAGCGAGAAGTATGCAGAGGAGAACTTTAAAACGTTTGTGTTCGAGGAGACCCGCTTCACCGCCGTGACCGCCTATCAGAATCACAGG ATCACACAACTCAAGATTGCCAGCAACCCCTTCGCTAAAGGATTCAGAGACTGTGATCCAGAAGACTG GCCCAGGAATCACAGACCAGGGGCCCTTCCTCTGATGAGTGCTTTTGCCAGGTCCAGGAATCCAGTCTCTTCCCCTGCACATCAGAATGGGACTGAGAAAG ACGCTGCGGAGAGCCGACGGGAGTACGAGCGGGAAGCGGCCGGCGGGACCCCTCTCCACGCCGACCCCGCGCACCAGCAGCTCATGTCGCGGGTGCTGAGCCCGGCCCTGCCCGTCCCCGGCGCGGGGGGCCTCGTCCAGCTCAGCAGCACGCCCGGGAGCCGGCCCAGCCCCCCGCACCACGAACTGCGGCTGGAGCCCCCCGCCTCGGAGCCCCTGCACCACCACCCCTACAAGTACCCGGCGGCGGCCTACGACCACTACCTGGGGGCGAAGAGCCGGCCCGCCCCCTACCCCTTACCCAGCATCCGGGGCCAcggctaccaccaccaccaccaccaccacatgggCCCGCCGCCGGCCAACGTGTACTCCTCGGCGGGCGCGCCGCCCAGCTACGACTACGGGCCGCGGTAA